The Pseudofrankia inefficax genome window below encodes:
- the rpsG gene encoding 30S ribosomal protein S7 translates to MPRKGPAPKHAVVVDPVYGSPLVTSLVNKVLMSGKKSIAERIVYGALEGAREKTGNDPVVTLKRALDNVKPTLEVRSRRVGGATYQVPIEVRAGRSTTLALRWLVAYSRGRREKTMTERLMNELIDASNGLGASVKRREDTHKMAESNKAFAHYRW, encoded by the coding sequence ATGCCACGCAAGGGGCCCGCTCCCAAGCACGCTGTCGTCGTCGACCCGGTGTACGGGTCGCCGCTGGTGACCTCTCTGGTCAACAAGGTGCTGATGAGCGGCAAGAAGTCGATTGCCGAGCGGATCGTCTACGGCGCGCTCGAGGGTGCCCGGGAGAAGACCGGCAACGACCCCGTGGTCACCCTCAAGCGGGCGCTGGACAACGTCAAGCCGACGCTGGAGGTGCGTAGCCGCCGGGTCGGTGGCGCCACCTACCAGGTGCCGATCGAGGTCCGCGCCGGCCGCAGCACCACGCTGGCGCTGCGCTGGCTGGTCGCGTACTCGCGTGGCCGGCGTGAGAAGACGATGACCGAGCGGCTCATGAACGAGCTGATCGACGCGAGCAACGGCCTCGGCGCGAGCGTGAAGCGCCGGGAGGACACCCACAAGATGGCCGAGTCCAACAAGGCCTTCGCCCACTACCGCTGGTGA
- the tuf gene encoding elongation factor Tu, which translates to MAKQKFERTKPHVNIGTIGHIDHGKTTLTAAITKVLHDAHPDLNPFTPFDQIDKAPEEKARGITISIAHVEYQTDARHYAHVDCPGHADYIKNMITGAAQMDGAILVVSATDGPMPQTKEHVLLARQVGVPYIVVALNKADMVDDEEILELVELEVRELLSQYEFPGDDVPVIRVSALKALEGDKEWGAKLLELMAAVDESIPEPVRDIEKPFLMPIEDVFTITGRGTVVTGRVERGIVKVSETVEIVGIKNETQTTTVTGVEMFRKLLDQGQAGDNVGLLLRGIKREDVERGQVVVKPKSITPHTNFEARVYILNKDEGGRHTPFFNNYRPQFYFRTTDVTGVVTLPEGTEMVMPGDNTEMVVELIQPIAMEEGLRFAIREGGRTVGAGQVLKVIK; encoded by the coding sequence GTGGCGAAGCAGAAGTTCGAGCGGACCAAACCGCACGTCAACATTGGCACCATCGGTCACATTGACCATGGCAAGACCACGCTGACGGCGGCGATCACGAAGGTCCTGCACGACGCCCACCCGGACCTGAACCCGTTCACCCCGTTCGACCAGATCGACAAGGCGCCCGAGGAGAAGGCCCGCGGTATCACCATCTCCATCGCGCACGTCGAATACCAGACGGACGCCCGGCACTACGCGCACGTCGACTGCCCGGGTCACGCCGACTACATCAAGAACATGATCACCGGTGCCGCGCAGATGGACGGCGCGATCCTGGTCGTGTCGGCGACCGACGGCCCGATGCCGCAGACGAAGGAGCACGTGCTCCTCGCTCGTCAGGTCGGCGTGCCGTACATCGTCGTCGCCCTGAACAAGGCCGACATGGTCGACGACGAGGAGATCCTGGAGCTCGTCGAGCTCGAGGTTCGCGAGCTGCTCAGCCAGTACGAGTTCCCGGGTGACGACGTTCCGGTCATCCGTGTCTCCGCTCTGAAGGCCCTCGAGGGCGACAAGGAGTGGGGCGCGAAGCTCCTCGAGCTCATGGCCGCGGTCGACGAGTCGATCCCCGAGCCGGTGCGCGACATCGAGAAGCCGTTCCTCATGCCGATCGAGGACGTCTTCACGATCACCGGTCGTGGCACGGTCGTCACCGGCCGAGTCGAGCGCGGCATCGTCAAGGTGTCGGAGACCGTCGAGATCGTCGGCATCAAGAACGAGACCCAGACCACCACGGTCACGGGTGTCGAGATGTTCCGCAAGCTGCTCGACCAGGGCCAGGCCGGTGACAACGTCGGTCTGCTCCTGCGCGGCATCAAGCGTGAGGACGTCGAGCGCGGCCAGGTCGTCGTGAAGCCGAAGAGCATCACGCCGCACACCAACTTCGAGGCCCGCGTCTACATCCTGAACAAGGACGAAGGCGGCCGTCACACGCCGTTCTTCAACAACTACCGTCCGCAGTTCTACTTCCGGACGACCGACGTGACCGGCGTCGTGACCCTCCCCGAGGGCACCGAGATGGTCATGCCGGGCGACAACACCGAGATGGTCGTTGAGCTGATCCAGCCCATCGCCATGGAGGAGGGCCTGCGGTTCGCCATCCGTGAGGGTGGCCGTACCGTCGGCGCCGGTCAGGTCCTGAAGGTCATCAAGTAG
- the rplC gene encoding 50S ribosomal protein L3 → MLNRNYRGLLGTKLGMTQVWDAQNRVVPITVIQAGPNVVTQVKTPDNDGYAAVQLGYGEIDPRKTNKPTRGHFAAAGVTPRRHLAELRTADAGNYSAGLQLDGSVFDAGTVVDVTGTSKGKGFAGVMKRHGFKGLGAGHGVERKHRSPGSVGGCATPGRVFKGLRMAGRMGNVRVTVAGLTVHAVDAERGLLLIKGAVPGVDGGLVFVRSAAKRPAPADFAPSDAQKVEVSA, encoded by the coding sequence ATGCTCAACCGAAACTACAGGGGGCTCCTGGGCACCAAGCTCGGGATGACCCAGGTCTGGGACGCGCAGAACCGCGTCGTACCGATCACCGTGATCCAGGCCGGTCCTAACGTCGTGACCCAGGTGAAAACCCCGGACAACGACGGATATGCGGCCGTGCAGCTGGGCTACGGCGAGATCGACCCCCGGAAGACCAACAAGCCGACCCGGGGCCATTTCGCCGCCGCCGGTGTGACTCCGCGCCGCCACCTGGCCGAGCTGCGGACCGCCGACGCGGGCAACTACAGCGCGGGCCTCCAGCTCGACGGCTCGGTCTTCGACGCTGGCACGGTCGTGGACGTCACGGGCACCTCGAAGGGCAAGGGCTTCGCGGGTGTCATGAAGCGGCACGGCTTCAAGGGCCTGGGCGCCGGTCACGGCGTCGAGCGCAAGCACCGCTCGCCGGGCTCGGTCGGCGGTTGCGCCACTCCGGGCCGGGTCTTCAAGGGCCTGCGGATGGCCGGCCGCATGGGCAACGTGCGGGTCACCGTCGCCGGCCTGACCGTGCACGCGGTCGACGCCGAGCGGGGCCTGCTGCTGATCAAGGGCGCGGTTCCCGGTGTGGACGGCGGGCTGGTCTTCGTGCGCAGCGCCGCCAAGCGGCCCGCGCCGGCCGACTTCGCACCGTCGGACGCCCAGAAGGTTGAGGTGTCGGCGTGA
- the rplD gene encoding 50S ribosomal protein L4, producing MTETTGQERARTFRKAPVGEARTVTVHAPAGGEGGTAELPGEIFDVQVNVPLIHQVVVAQQAAARQGTHDTKTRGEVRGGGKKPYRQKGTGRARQGSLRAPQFAGGGTVHGPTPRNYDQRTPKKMKAAALRGALSDRARNNRVHVVSSFVDGETPSTKAALSALLEIASSRRVLVVVERTDELTWKSLRNVSTVHLLDPGQLNTYDVMISDDVVFTQGALASFIGRGKAQEADQ from the coding sequence GTGACTGAGACAACAGGCCAAGAGCGGGCCCGGACGTTTCGTAAGGCCCCCGTCGGCGAGGCGCGGACCGTCACGGTCCACGCCCCGGCTGGTGGCGAAGGCGGTACCGCGGAGCTTCCTGGCGAGATCTTCGACGTTCAGGTGAACGTCCCGCTGATCCACCAGGTCGTCGTGGCCCAGCAGGCCGCGGCCCGCCAGGGCACCCACGACACCAAGACCCGCGGTGAGGTCAGGGGCGGTGGCAAGAAGCCGTACCGGCAGAAGGGCACCGGCCGCGCGCGGCAGGGCTCGCTGCGCGCCCCGCAGTTCGCCGGCGGTGGCACCGTGCACGGCCCGACGCCGCGCAACTACGACCAGCGGACCCCGAAGAAGATGAAGGCGGCCGCGCTGCGCGGTGCCCTCTCGGACCGGGCCCGCAACAACCGGGTGCACGTCGTCTCCTCGTTCGTGGACGGCGAGACGCCGTCGACGAAGGCCGCGCTCAGCGCGCTGCTGGAGATCGCGAGCAGCCGGCGGGTGCTGGTCGTCGTGGAGCGGACCGACGAGCTCACCTGGAAGAGCCTGCGCAACGTCTCGACGGTGCACCTGCTCGACCCGGGCCAGCTGAACACCTACGACGTGATGATCAGCGACGACGTCGTCTTCACCCAGGGCGCGCTCGCCTCGTTCATCGGCCGGGGCAAGGCGCAGGAGGCAGACCAGTGA
- the rpsJ gene encoding 30S ribosomal protein S10, translated as MAAQKIRIRLKAYDHEVIDSSARKIVETVTRTGAQVAGPVPLPTEKNIYCVIRSPHKYKDSREHFEMRTHKRLIDILDPTPKTVDSLMRLDLPAGVDIEIKL; from the coding sequence ATGGCGGCACAGAAGATCCGCATCCGGCTCAAGGCCTATGACCACGAGGTCATCGACAGCTCGGCGCGTAAGATCGTCGAGACCGTGACGCGGACCGGGGCGCAGGTCGCGGGTCCGGTGCCGCTGCCGACGGAGAAGAACATCTACTGCGTCATCCGGTCGCCGCACAAGTACAAGGACAGCCGCGAGCACTTCGAGATGCGCACGCACAAGCGGCTCATTGACATCCTTGACCCGACGCCGAAGACGGTCGACTCGCTCATGCGCCTCGACCTCCCCGCCGGCGTCGACATCGAGATCAAGCTGTAA
- the fusA gene encoding elongation factor G yields the protein MADVRAALATTRNIGIMAHIDAGKTTTTERILFYTGVNYKIGEVHDGGATMDWMPQEQERGITITSAATTCVWRDHTINIIDTPGHVDFTVEVERSLRVLDGAVAVFDAVAGVEPQSETVWRQADRYHVPRIAFVNKMDRVGAEFHRCVEMMIERLDATPAVIQLPWGVESDFKGVIDLIRMKGLIWQSEDKGASYDVVDIPRDHQEAAQEWREKLLETVAENDDALMEKYLEGEEPTEEELLAGIRRATLASSINPVMCGTAFKNKGVQPMLDAIVDFLPSPTDVGETTGHQPGREDVEVKRAASEDEPFSALAFKIMSDPFVGKLTYIRVYSGKLASGSAVLNSTKDRKERIGRILQMHANHREDRDGVGAGQIVAVVGLKNTTTGDTLCDPNAPVVLESMTFPAPVIHVAIEPKTKVDQQKLGTAIQRLAEEDPTFQVRTDEETGQTVISGMGELHLEVLVDRMKREYSVDANVGRPQVAYRETIRRKVEKVDYTHKKQTGGSGQYARVIIDLEPSGGDGGGYEFSNKVTGGRIPKEYIPSVDAGCQEAMEFGVLAGYPLVDVKVTLQDGQYHDVDSSELAFKIAGSMAFKEAARRADPVLLEPMMSVEVTTPEDYMGDVIGDLNSRRGQIQAMDERGGSRIIRALVPLSEMFGYVGDLRSKTSGRANYSMQFDSYAEVPGNVAKEIIAKARGE from the coding sequence ATGGCTGACGTACGTGCCGCCCTGGCCACGACCCGAAACATCGGGATCATGGCCCACATCGACGCGGGCAAGACCACGACGACCGAGCGCATCCTGTTCTACACCGGTGTGAACTACAAGATCGGTGAAGTTCACGACGGCGGCGCCACGATGGACTGGATGCCGCAGGAGCAGGAGCGGGGGATCACCATCACCTCCGCGGCCACCACCTGTGTCTGGCGCGACCACACCATCAACATCATCGACACTCCGGGCCACGTCGACTTCACCGTCGAGGTGGAGCGGTCGCTGCGCGTCCTCGACGGCGCCGTGGCGGTCTTCGACGCCGTCGCCGGCGTCGAGCCGCAGAGCGAGACCGTGTGGCGCCAGGCCGACCGCTACCACGTGCCGCGGATCGCCTTCGTCAACAAGATGGACCGGGTCGGCGCGGAGTTCCACCGCTGCGTCGAGATGATGATCGAGCGTCTCGACGCGACGCCGGCCGTCATCCAGCTGCCGTGGGGAGTCGAGTCCGACTTCAAGGGCGTCATCGATCTGATCCGCATGAAGGGTCTGATCTGGCAGTCCGAGGACAAGGGCGCCTCCTACGACGTCGTCGACATCCCGCGTGACCACCAAGAGGCCGCGCAGGAATGGCGCGAGAAGCTCCTCGAGACCGTCGCCGAGAACGACGACGCGCTCATGGAGAAGTACCTCGAGGGCGAGGAGCCGACCGAGGAGGAGTTGCTCGCCGGTATCCGGCGCGCCACCCTCGCCAGCTCGATCAACCCGGTGATGTGCGGCACGGCGTTCAAGAACAAGGGCGTGCAGCCCATGCTCGACGCCATTGTCGACTTCCTGCCCAGCCCGACCGACGTCGGCGAGACCACCGGCCACCAGCCGGGTCGCGAGGACGTCGAGGTCAAGCGGGCCGCCAGCGAGGACGAGCCGTTCTCGGCGCTGGCCTTCAAGATCATGTCGGACCCGTTCGTGGGCAAGCTGACCTACATCCGGGTGTACTCCGGCAAGCTCGCTTCCGGTTCCGCGGTGCTCAACTCGACCAAGGACCGCAAGGAGCGGATCGGCCGCATCCTGCAGATGCACGCCAACCACCGGGAAGACCGGGATGGCGTCGGCGCCGGCCAGATCGTCGCGGTCGTCGGGCTGAAGAACACCACCACCGGTGACACGCTCTGCGACCCGAACGCGCCGGTCGTGCTCGAGTCGATGACCTTCCCTGCCCCCGTCATCCACGTCGCGATCGAGCCGAAGACGAAGGTCGACCAGCAGAAGCTGGGTACGGCGATCCAGCGGCTGGCCGAGGAGGACCCGACCTTCCAGGTCAGGACCGACGAGGAGACCGGCCAGACGGTCATCTCCGGCATGGGCGAGCTGCACCTTGAGGTGCTGGTCGACCGGATGAAGCGCGAGTACAGCGTCGACGCCAACGTCGGCCGCCCGCAGGTCGCCTACCGCGAGACCATCCGCCGCAAGGTGGAGAAGGTCGACTACACCCACAAGAAGCAGACTGGTGGTTCTGGCCAGTACGCTCGGGTGATCATCGACCTGGAGCCTTCCGGCGGCGATGGCGGTGGCTACGAGTTCTCGAACAAGGTCACCGGTGGCCGCATCCCCAAGGAGTACATCCCCTCGGTGGACGCGGGCTGCCAGGAGGCCATGGAGTTCGGTGTGCTCGCCGGCTACCCGCTGGTCGACGTCAAGGTCACCCTGCAGGACGGCCAGTACCACGACGTCGACTCGTCCGAGCTGGCCTTCAAGATCGCCGGATCGATGGCGTTCAAGGAGGCGGCACGCAGGGCCGACCCGGTCCTGCTCGAGCCGATGATGTCGGTCGAGGTGACGACTCCCGAGGACTACATGGGTGACGTCATCGGTGACCTGAACTCGCGGCGCGGCCAGATCCAGGCGATGGACGAGCGCGGTGGCTCCCGGATCATCCGGGCGCTGGTGCCGCTGTCGGAGATGTTCGGCTACGTCGGCGACCTGCGGTCGAAGACGTCGGGCCGGGCGAACTACTCCATGCAGTTCGACTCCTACGCCGAAGTTCCCGGCAACGTCGCGAAGGAAATCATCGCGAAGGCTCGGGGCGAATAG
- the rplW gene encoding 50S ribosomal protein L23 encodes MIPDPRDIILKPVVSEKSYGLLDENVYTFIVRPDANKTQIKIAIQQIFNVRVLSVNTINRAGKRKRTKYGWGQRKATKRAMVSLAPGDSIEIFGGPGA; translated from the coding sequence GTGATCCCCGACCCGCGGGACATCATCCTGAAGCCGGTTGTCTCGGAGAAGAGCTACGGCCTGCTCGACGAGAACGTCTACACGTTCATCGTCCGCCCGGACGCGAACAAGACCCAGATCAAGATCGCGATCCAGCAGATCTTCAACGTCCGGGTGCTGAGCGTCAACACCATCAACCGGGCCGGCAAGCGTAAGCGGACCAAGTACGGCTGGGGCCAGCGCAAGGCCACCAAGCGCGCCATGGTCAGCCTCGCCCCCGGCGACTCCATCGAGATCTTCGGTGGCCCGGGCGCGTAA
- the rpsL gene encoding 30S ribosomal protein S12: protein MPTIQQLVRKGRQDKVEKTKTPALKGSPQRRGVCTRVYTTTPKKPNSALRKVARVRLSSGIEVTAYIPGVGHNLQEHSMVLVRGGRVKDLPGVRYKIVRGALDTQGVRNRKQARSRYGAKKEKG from the coding sequence TTGCCCACGATCCAGCAGCTGGTCCGGAAGGGCCGGCAGGACAAGGTCGAGAAGACCAAGACCCCGGCTCTCAAGGGGAGCCCGCAGCGCCGTGGCGTGTGCACTCGCGTCTACACGACCACGCCCAAGAAGCCGAACTCGGCGCTGCGCAAGGTCGCGCGTGTCCGGCTTTCCAGCGGGATCGAGGTCACGGCGTACATCCCGGGTGTGGGCCACAACCTCCAGGAGCACTCGATGGTCCTGGTGCGCGGCGGGCGAGTGAAGGACCTTCCGGGCGTTCGCTACAAGATCGTTCGCGGGGCGTTGGACACGCAGGGTGTCCGTAACCGCAAGCAGGCTCGTAGCCGCTACGGAGCGAAGAAGGAGAAGGGCTAA
- the rplB gene encoding 50S ribosomal protein L2, with amino-acid sequence MGIRRYKPTTPGRRGSSVADFAEITRDHPEKSLVRPLHSKGGRNAHGRITTRHQGGGHKRAYRVIDFRRDKDGVPAKVAHIEYDPNRTARIALLHYADGEKRYIVAPVKLKQGDTVSSGVGADIKPGNALPLRNIPTGTVIHNVELRPGGGAKIARSAGVSVQLVAKDGPYAQLRMPSGEMRKVDVRCRATVGEVGNAEQSNINWGKAGRMRWKGRRPTVRGVAMNPVDHPHGGGEGKTSGGRHPVNPKGRPEGRTRATRKASDKLIVSNRKKAKRR; translated from the coding sequence ATGGGAATTCGTCGTTACAAGCCCACCACTCCGGGGCGCCGCGGCTCGAGCGTGGCCGACTTCGCCGAGATCACGCGTGACCACCCGGAGAAGTCGCTTGTCCGTCCGCTGCACTCCAAGGGCGGCCGCAACGCGCACGGCCGGATCACCACCCGTCACCAGGGTGGCGGCCACAAGCGCGCCTACCGCGTCATCGACTTCCGTCGGGACAAGGACGGCGTGCCGGCCAAGGTCGCGCACATCGAGTACGACCCGAACCGCACTGCCCGGATCGCGCTGCTGCACTACGCGGACGGCGAGAAGCGGTACATCGTCGCCCCGGTGAAGCTCAAGCAGGGTGACACGGTCAGCTCGGGCGTCGGCGCGGACATCAAGCCGGGCAACGCCCTGCCGCTGCGCAACATCCCGACCGGTACCGTGATCCACAACGTCGAGCTGCGGCCCGGCGGCGGTGCCAAGATCGCCCGTAGCGCCGGCGTGAGCGTCCAGCTCGTCGCGAAGGACGGCCCGTACGCCCAGCTGCGGATGCCCTCCGGTGAGATGCGCAAGGTCGACGTCCGCTGCCGCGCGACGGTCGGCGAGGTCGGCAACGCGGAGCAGAGCAACATCAACTGGGGCAAGGCCGGCCGGATGCGCTGGAAGGGCCGTCGCCCGACCGTGCGTGGTGTCGCCATGAACCCGGTCGACCACCCGCACGGTGGTGGTGAGGGCAAGACCTCCGGTGGTCGCCACCCGGTGAACCCGAAGGGCCGCCCCGAGGGCCGGACCAGGGCCACCCGCAAGGCCAGCGACAAGCTCATCGTGAGCAACCGCAAGAAGGCGAAGCGCCGGTGA